One segment of Trichlorobacter ammonificans DNA contains the following:
- the dusB gene encoding tRNA dihydrouridine synthase DusB: MLRPLVIGQLVLPHNVLLAPLAGITNHAFRLICRREGACLAFTEMVSVNGMVREGEKTWELLQSSDEDRPLGVQLFGDDPELLARAAELVGDRADLIDINMGCPVRKVVGTGAGSALLKDTARIAAIVKAVRRATRLPLTIKIRTGWDRQDETWREAGRIAEAEGCDAITLHPRSRSQMFEGSADWSRIAALKALVGIPVIGSGDLFTAEDCRRMLAETGCDGIMAARGAMGNPWIFRQARELLEGRPVRLIGPAERATTARSHLELFVEQAGAAVALREMKKHLGWYIHGISGAASLRRAAHGARSLEELRELLDRIGGMGA, from the coding sequence TTGTTACGCCCCCTGGTCATCGGGCAGCTTGTGCTGCCCCACAACGTGCTGCTTGCTCCCCTTGCGGGCATTACCAATCACGCTTTCCGGCTGATCTGCCGCCGGGAGGGGGCCTGTCTGGCTTTTACGGAGATGGTCAGCGTCAACGGCATGGTTCGTGAAGGGGAAAAGACCTGGGAACTCCTGCAGAGCAGCGATGAAGACCGTCCCCTGGGGGTCCAGTTGTTCGGTGACGATCCGGAGCTGCTGGCCCGGGCGGCAGAGCTGGTGGGGGATCGGGCCGATCTGATCGATATCAATATGGGGTGTCCGGTGCGCAAGGTGGTGGGTACCGGCGCCGGCAGCGCCCTGCTGAAAGATACGGCACGCATTGCCGCAATCGTCAAGGCTGTCCGTCGCGCTACCCGGCTGCCGCTGACCATCAAGATACGTACCGGCTGGGACCGTCAGGACGAAACCTGGCGGGAAGCGGGCAGGATTGCCGAGGCGGAAGGGTGCGATGCCATTACCCTGCATCCCCGCAGCCGCTCCCAGATGTTCGAGGGGAGCGCCGACTGGAGCAGGATCGCGGCCCTGAAAGCGTTGGTGGGAATTCCGGTGATCGGCAGCGGTGACCTCTTTACCGCCGAGGATTGCCGCCGGATGCTGGCTGAGACCGGCTGCGACGGCATCATGGCGGCACGGGGGGCCATGGGGAACCCTTGGATTTTTCGCCAGGCCCGGGAACTGCTGGAAGGGCGACCGGTACGCCTGATCGGTCCGGCGGAACGTGCGACAACGGCCCGCAGTCATCTGGAGCTGTTCGTGGAACAGGCAGGCGCCGCGGTGGCATTGCGGGAGATGAAGAAACACCTGGGATGGTACATTCACGGTATCAGCGGTGCCGCGTCACTGCGTCGGGCGGCGCACGGCGCCCGTAGTCTGGAGGAGTTGCGGGAGCTGCTCGACAGGATCGGCGGGATGGGAGCATGA
- a CDS encoding TatA/E family twin arginine-targeting protein translocase — translation MFGIGMPELIVILVIALIVIGPHKLPDMAKSLGKGLAEFKKASEDFQRNIQEEARNIEAQDERKAEQPAAAQPAPAATAEKNTAPGESTKSA, via the coding sequence ATGTTTGGAATCGGCATGCCGGAACTGATCGTCATACTGGTCATCGCGCTGATCGTGATCGGCCCGCACAAGCTTCCCGACATGGCCAAATCACTGGGCAAGGGACTGGCGGAGTTCAAGAAGGCTTCGGAGGATTTCCAGCGCAACATCCAGGAAGAGGCCCGGAACATCGAAGCGCAGGACGAGCGGAAAGCCGAGCAACCCGCAGCGGCCCAACCGGCGCCCGCCGCCACTGCCGAAAAAAATACTGCACCAGGCGAAAGCACGAAGTC